From Thermococcus celericrescens, a single genomic window includes:
- a CDS encoding phosphatase PAP2 family protein: protein MKRVKFDAKFTALTVGVLVILVLQAAGLLYGINEWVNSNLPLVDTPVMNFLTMLGGDVFLVLFAIFAFLVERRERGGISAGTAAFLLAVAFGLAAVGALKLIFAEPRPRPDYGTYAFPSGHAFRAAVIAAYGSDRWRKYAPAFWVYAVGIALTRLFLHVHWLGDVLFSLLFAPWLYLLLKSLLGGKFE, encoded by the coding sequence ATGAAGAGGGTTAAGTTCGACGCCAAATTTACCGCGCTCACGGTTGGAGTCCTTGTCATTCTGGTTCTCCAGGCGGCCGGTTTACTCTACGGAATAAACGAATGGGTTAACTCAAATCTCCCCCTCGTTGACACTCCCGTTATGAACTTCCTCACGATGCTTGGAGGCGACGTATTCCTTGTTCTGTTTGCAATCTTCGCCTTTCTCGTCGAGAGGCGTGAAAGGGGCGGAATTTCGGCCGGTACCGCGGCCTTTCTCCTTGCGGTGGCCTTCGGTCTCGCCGCCGTCGGCGCTCTCAAGCTCATCTTCGCTGAGCCGAGGCCGAGGCCAGACTACGGAACCTACGCCTTCCCCTCGGGCCACGCCTTCAGGGCAGCGGTGATAGCGGCCTACGGCTCGGACAGGTGGAGGAAGTACGCTCCAGCCTTCTGGGTGTACGCCGTTGGAATAGCCCTCACGAGGCTCTTCCTCCACGTTCACTGGTTGGGCGACGTGCTATTCAGCCTGCTCTTTGCCCCCTGGCTCTACCTCCTGCTCAAATCA